In the Kitasatospora terrestris genome, one interval contains:
- a CDS encoding PP2C family protein-serine/threonine phosphatase: protein MSARRWRYPRPPDQQGGRMILIPLVLIVAISVVDTVAPPQVHLGPLLVAAPAITASFAGPRTTLAVGAAAVVAQGVVAAVRSTVLDLNHSVQIVALALISLLVALFARLRERHERELRQLRSVAEATQAVVQRPIPARMGPLRIASVYLAAEAEARIGGDLYAAVRTQQGSRFLVGDVRGKGLEAIGQASLALGAFRTAAYRQVDLPRLVAHLEKAVFGDPDGPGNPEDGAGSSPDTDDGESFITAVVLDIPDTEPVIRLADCGHPPPLLLRDGTVLPLESRQPAPPLGLTGLGPAGVEVEDFAFREGDLVLLYTDGVIEARNGSGDFYPLAERLGSWPSDDPEALLRGLCQDLLAHAGGSLGDDAAMVAIRRDTAGPPGGRRLREDLPGL, encoded by the coding sequence ATGAGCGCACGGCGGTGGCGGTACCCCCGGCCGCCCGACCAGCAGGGCGGGAGGATGATCCTCATCCCCCTCGTGCTGATCGTGGCGATCTCGGTCGTGGACACGGTGGCCCCGCCGCAGGTGCACCTCGGGCCGCTCCTGGTGGCGGCCCCGGCGATCACCGCGTCGTTCGCCGGCCCCAGGACCACCCTCGCCGTCGGCGCCGCCGCCGTGGTGGCCCAAGGCGTCGTCGCCGCGGTGCGGAGCACGGTCCTCGACCTCAACCACTCCGTGCAGATCGTCGCCCTCGCCCTGATCTCGCTGCTCGTCGCCCTCTTCGCGCGGCTGCGCGAGCGTCACGAGCGGGAGCTGCGGCAGCTGCGTTCGGTGGCGGAGGCCACCCAGGCCGTGGTCCAGCGGCCGATCCCGGCGCGGATGGGACCGCTGCGCATCGCGTCGGTCTACCTGGCGGCGGAGGCCGAGGCCCGGATCGGCGGCGACCTGTACGCGGCCGTGCGCACCCAGCAGGGGAGCCGCTTCCTGGTCGGTGACGTCCGGGGCAAGGGGCTGGAGGCGATCGGCCAGGCCTCGCTGGCCCTCGGCGCCTTCCGCACCGCGGCCTACCGGCAGGTCGACCTGCCCCGGCTGGTCGCCCACCTGGAGAAGGCGGTCTTCGGCGACCCGGACGGCCCGGGCAACCCGGAGGACGGGGCGGGCAGCTCCCCGGACACCGACGACGGCGAGTCCTTCATCACCGCGGTCGTGCTCGACATCCCCGACACCGAGCCGGTGATCCGCCTCGCGGACTGCGGCCACCCACCACCGCTGCTCCTGCGGGACGGCACGGTGCTGCCGCTGGAGTCCCGGCAGCCCGCTCCGCCGCTGGGCCTCACCGGGCTCGGCCCGGCCGGTGTCGAGGTCGAGGACTTCGCGTTCCGGGAGGGGGACCTCGTGCTGCTGTACACGGACGGGGTCATCGAGGCGCGCAACGGTTCCGGCGACTTCTACCCGCTCGCCGAACGGCTCGGCTCGTGGCCGTCCGACGATCCGGAAGCGTTGCTGCGGGGCCTGTGCCAGGACCTCCTCGCCCACGCGGGCGGCAGTCTCGGCGACGACGCCGCGATGGTCGCCATCCGGCGCGACACGGCCGGACCGCCGGGCGGCAGACGTCTGCGCGAGGACCTTCCCGGGCTCTGA
- a CDS encoding MFS transporter — protein MPAPTSRRRLLILATVCLAAFTINLDTTIVNVALPDLSRQLGATTRDLQWIVDGYNLAFATLVLSAGSLGDRFGRRPALLLGLAGFAATSVLGSAAGSPGPLVAARFAMGACAATIFPTTLSIITNTFPERRSRAKAVGVWGAVTGLGVAVGPVVGGVLLAHFGWPSVFLALVPVALVALVATWLWVPESSSPASARVDPAGLLFSSAAIGVLVYTLIEAPNRGWSSPASIAGFAAAALLTAVFVRVERGRDHPMIDLTLFRTPAFSAASGSVTVAFFALFGFIFLVTQYFQFIRGYGTLSTGVRILPVALTIAVGSVGGVALVPRLGTRAVVSTGLVLLGTSFAWIATSPTFIAYPQVVGQMVLMGLGLGLTTAPATESILSVLPPAKAGVGSAVNDATREAGGTLGVAVIGSVFTSLYASELATTAFAGLPPRTLAEGQDSVGSALRTAASAGPDHQQELLTAVQNSFMHGFHLACLVAAGVCLAGAVGARLALPGVTPPPSPGPQDATAATTTATRQAAPAHAPAHSSAPEGTVGHAGAGREAD, from the coding sequence ATGCCCGCCCCCACCTCGCGCCGACGCCTTCTGATCCTGGCCACGGTGTGTCTCGCCGCCTTCACGATCAACCTCGACACCACCATCGTCAACGTCGCGCTGCCCGATCTGAGCCGGCAGCTCGGCGCCACCACCCGGGACCTGCAGTGGATCGTGGACGGCTACAACCTGGCCTTCGCCACGCTGGTCCTCTCCGCGGGGTCGCTCGGCGACCGCTTCGGCCGGCGCCCCGCCCTGCTGCTCGGACTGGCCGGCTTCGCCGCGACCAGCGTCCTCGGCAGCGCGGCCGGCTCCCCCGGCCCGCTGGTCGCCGCCCGGTTCGCCATGGGCGCGTGCGCGGCGACGATCTTCCCGACCACCCTGTCGATCATCACCAACACCTTCCCCGAGCGGCGCTCGCGCGCGAAGGCCGTCGGGGTGTGGGGCGCCGTCACGGGCCTCGGGGTCGCGGTGGGGCCCGTCGTCGGCGGCGTGCTGCTGGCCCACTTCGGCTGGCCGTCGGTCTTCCTCGCCCTCGTCCCCGTCGCCCTGGTCGCCCTGGTGGCCACCTGGCTGTGGGTCCCCGAGTCGAGCTCCCCCGCGTCCGCCCGAGTGGACCCGGCCGGCCTGCTGTTCTCCTCCGCCGCGATCGGCGTCCTCGTCTACACCCTGATCGAGGCCCCGAACCGCGGCTGGAGCTCACCGGCGAGCATCGCCGGATTCGCCGCCGCGGCCCTCCTGACCGCGGTCTTCGTCCGCGTCGAACGCGGACGGGACCATCCGATGATCGACCTGACGCTCTTCCGCACCCCCGCCTTCTCGGCGGCCAGCGGATCGGTCACCGTGGCGTTCTTCGCGCTCTTCGGCTTCATCTTCCTGGTCACCCAGTACTTCCAGTTCATCCGCGGCTACGGGACCCTCTCCACCGGCGTGCGGATCCTGCCCGTCGCCCTGACCATCGCCGTCGGCTCGGTGGGCGGCGTGGCACTGGTGCCCCGGCTGGGCACCCGCGCCGTCGTCAGCACCGGACTCGTCCTGCTGGGGACGTCCTTCGCGTGGATCGCCACCTCACCGACGTTCATCGCCTACCCGCAGGTCGTCGGCCAGATGGTGCTGATGGGCCTCGGCCTCGGCCTCACCACCGCACCCGCCACCGAATCGATCCTCAGCGTCCTGCCGCCGGCGAAGGCCGGCGTCGGCTCCGCCGTCAACGACGCCACCCGCGAGGCCGGCGGCACCCTCGGCGTGGCCGTCATCGGCTCCGTCTTCACCTCCCTCTACGCGAGCGAACTCGCCACGACGGCGTTCGCCGGGCTCCCTCCCCGGACGCTGGCCGAGGGCCAGGACTCGGTGGGATCCGCCCTCCGGACCGCCGCCTCGGCGGGCCCCGACCACCAGCAGGAACTCCTGACAGCCGTACAGAACTCCTTCATGCACGGCTTCCACCTCGCCTGCCTGGTGGCGGCCGGCGTCTGCCTCGCCGGCGCGGTCGGCGCCCGCCTGGCGCTCCCCGGCGTGACACCACCGCCGTCCCCCGGCCCCCAGGACGCCACCGCCGCCACCACCACCGCCACCCGGCAGGCCGCACCGGCCCACGCACCGGCCCACTCGTCCGCACCGGAAGGAACGGTCGGCCACGCCGGAGCCGGTCGGGAAGCCGACTGA
- a CDS encoding TetR/AcrR family transcriptional regulator — protein MELANRTYHHGGLREALVEAGVALARTGGPSAVVLREAGRQVGVSHNAAYRHFRDREDLLAAVAAGCMEHLGRLMIERAAEVELPDPRDAAWARLEAIGRAYVDFALTEHGWFRTAFSGAVAHTAGPAEARPGPEAADPEDAGPDAADPDPYAQLALRLDELVEVGALPAERRAGAQYAAWSAVHGLSALLVDGPLRQLPEGERQTAVASVLGAVARGL, from the coding sequence ATGGAATTGGCGAATCGGACATATCACCACGGTGGTCTGCGCGAGGCCCTCGTCGAAGCCGGCGTCGCCCTGGCCCGCACCGGCGGCCCCTCGGCAGTGGTCCTGCGCGAGGCCGGCCGACAGGTCGGGGTGTCCCACAACGCCGCCTACCGCCACTTCAGGGACCGCGAGGACCTGCTGGCCGCGGTCGCCGCGGGCTGCATGGAGCACCTCGGCCGGCTCATGATCGAACGGGCCGCAGAGGTCGAGCTCCCCGACCCCCGCGACGCCGCCTGGGCCCGGCTGGAAGCCATCGGCCGCGCCTACGTCGACTTCGCCCTCACCGAACACGGCTGGTTCCGCACCGCCTTCTCCGGCGCCGTCGCCCACACCGCCGGGCCCGCCGAGGCCCGCCCCGGCCCCGAAGCCGCCGACCCCGAAGACGCCGGCCCCGACGCCGCCGACCCCGACCCCTACGCGCAACTCGCGCTCCGCCTGGACGAACTGGTCGAGGTCGGCGCGCTGCCGGCGGAGCGGCGGGCCGGGGCGCAGTACGCCGCCTGGTCGGCCGTCCACGGCCTGTCGGCGCTCCTGGTCGACGGCCCCCTGCGGCAACTGCCGGAGGGCGAACGCCAAACCGCGGTCGCCTCCGTGCTCGGCGCCGTCGCCCGCGGCCTCTGA
- a CDS encoding YhjD/YihY/BrkB family envelope integrity protein codes for MVRAATFWLRPAFALRVVGRFQRLVGFDRAMALASSALTALVPLAILCSALLVHLGGKGIAERVIDRYDLTGDGAEAVRDILSPADDWTPLGLFGVVFLLVSALSFARAAQRLYEQGWELQPLSVRNTVNGLKWLALLAGYAALSGWVHTALGHRPLELVAAVVEAPVTAVFLVWSGRLLSAGRISRPHLVPFGLIGAAALTGYSVVMSLYLPRMFDSYTNRYGAFGAVFAMLSALFGAMLATVGCAALGREVGEELDRIHRGDRPPDNEVRQEWETVLRQARSRWQTGRGLTRLSRRR; via the coding sequence GTGGTGAGGGCGGCGACGTTCTGGCTCCGCCCGGCGTTCGCGCTCCGCGTCGTCGGCCGGTTCCAGCGGCTGGTCGGGTTCGACCGCGCGATGGCCCTGGCCTCGTCCGCGCTGACGGCCCTGGTCCCGCTCGCCATCCTCTGCAGCGCCCTCCTGGTCCACCTGGGCGGCAAGGGGATCGCCGAACGGGTGATCGACCGTTACGACCTCACCGGCGACGGCGCCGAGGCCGTGCGCGACATCCTCTCCCCGGCCGACGACTGGACCCCGCTGGGGCTCTTCGGCGTCGTCTTCCTCCTCGTCTCCGCGCTGAGTTTCGCGCGCGCCGCCCAGCGACTCTACGAACAGGGCTGGGAGCTCCAGCCCCTGAGCGTCCGCAACACCGTGAACGGCCTGAAGTGGCTGGCGCTGCTGGCCGGCTACGCCGCGCTCAGCGGCTGGGTCCACACCGCTCTCGGCCACCGGCCGCTGGAACTGGTCGCGGCCGTCGTGGAGGCACCGGTCACGGCGGTGTTCCTCGTCTGGAGCGGCCGCCTCCTGTCCGCCGGCCGCATCTCCCGGCCCCACCTCGTGCCGTTCGGCCTGATCGGTGCCGCCGCCCTGACCGGCTACTCCGTGGTGATGAGCCTCTACCTGCCGCGCATGTTCGACTCCTACACCAACCGGTACGGCGCGTTCGGGGCGGTGTTCGCCATGCTCTCCGCCCTGTTCGGCGCGATGCTCGCCACCGTGGGCTGCGCCGCGCTCGGGCGGGAGGTGGGAGAGGAGCTCGACCGGATCCACCGGGGCGACCGGCCGCCCGACAACGAGGTCCGCCAGGAATGGGAGACCGTCCTGCGGCAGGCCCGCTCACGGTGGCAGACGGGCCGCGGCCTGACCCGCCTGTCCAGGAGGCGCTGA
- a CDS encoding ribonuclease H, with protein MVERVIAACDGAAKGNPGPAGWAYVVADRAGVPQRWQAGALGHSTNNIGELTALEQLLTATEPDEPLEVRLDSTYTRDAVTKWLAGWKRNGWKTAAGKPVANRELIQRIDALLDGRDVTFVYVAAHQVNGDPLNAIADKAASDAARTQEDAGGTSADLPVPEPVAASAPRGGRSSATARRSSTGGGPRTLAARYPGVCPCGRSYAKGGMITKVGGSWGHPECAGTHA; from the coding sequence ATGGTCGAACGAGTCATTGCCGCCTGCGACGGAGCCGCCAAGGGCAACCCGGGTCCTGCGGGCTGGGCGTACGTGGTGGCGGACCGCGCCGGGGTTCCGCAGCGCTGGCAGGCCGGGGCGCTGGGTCACAGCACCAACAACATCGGCGAGTTGACGGCGTTGGAGCAGCTGCTGACGGCGACGGAACCGGACGAGCCGCTGGAGGTCCGCCTCGACAGCACCTACACCCGCGACGCGGTGACGAAGTGGCTCGCCGGGTGGAAGCGCAACGGCTGGAAGACCGCCGCCGGCAAGCCGGTGGCCAACCGCGAGCTGATCCAGCGCATCGACGCGCTCCTCGACGGACGGGACGTCACCTTCGTGTACGTGGCCGCCCACCAGGTGAACGGCGACCCGCTGAACGCGATCGCCGACAAGGCCGCCAGTGACGCGGCACGGACGCAGGAGGACGCCGGCGGGACCTCCGCCGACCTGCCGGTGCCCGAACCGGTCGCAGCCTCCGCACCGCGCGGCGGACGCTCCTCCGCCACGGCGAGGAGGAGTTCCACGGGTGGTGGCCCCCGGACCCTGGCCGCCCGGTATCCGGGCGTCTGCCCGTGCGGCCGCTCCTACGCCAAGGGCGGCATGATCACCAAGGTCGGCGGCAGCTGGGGCCACCCGGAGTGTGCCGGCACCCACGCCTGA
- a CDS encoding helix-turn-helix transcriptional regulator, whose translation MDRAQLADFLRTRREALQPEDVGLPRGPRRRTRGLRREEAATLSGMSTDYYSRLEQQRGPQPSEPMLAAIARGLRLSLSERDHLFRIAGHNTPSRPGALRSDHITPGLMRILGRLDDTPAQVVSDVAETLAQTPMACALLGDQTRFTGPERSLTYRWFTDRATRLLYPEEDHPLHSRFFTSGLRAAYSRQGAGGRAEELRDLLLDRSEEFATLWSAHEIDVPRMDPKRVRHPELGVLALQCQVLLDPEQSQTLLVYTAIPGSPDDEKLRLLPVLGARAAGT comes from the coding sequence GTGGACCGAGCACAACTCGCGGACTTCCTCCGCACGCGCCGCGAAGCCCTGCAACCCGAGGACGTGGGCCTGCCCCGCGGGCCGCGCCGCCGCACCCGCGGGCTGCGTCGGGAGGAGGCGGCGACGCTGAGCGGCATGTCCACCGACTACTACAGCCGGCTGGAGCAGCAGCGCGGGCCGCAGCCCTCGGAGCCGATGCTCGCCGCGATCGCCCGCGGACTGCGGCTGTCGCTCTCCGAACGCGACCACCTCTTCCGCATCGCGGGGCACAACACGCCCTCCCGCCCCGGCGCTCTGCGCTCGGACCACATCACGCCCGGCCTGATGCGCATCCTCGGGCGACTGGACGACACCCCCGCCCAGGTCGTCAGCGACGTGGCGGAGACCCTCGCCCAGACCCCGATGGCCTGTGCCCTCCTCGGCGACCAGACGCGGTTCACCGGCCCCGAGCGCAGCCTCACCTACAGGTGGTTCACCGATCGTGCCACCCGGCTGCTGTATCCGGAGGAGGATCACCCCCTGCACAGCCGTTTCTTCACCTCCGGCCTGCGCGCCGCCTACTCCCGGCAGGGCGCGGGCGGCCGGGCCGAGGAACTGCGCGACCTCCTCCTGGACCGCAGCGAGGAGTTCGCCACCCTGTGGAGCGCCCACGAGATCGATGTGCCGCGCATGGACCCCAAGCGGGTGCGCCATCCCGAACTGGGCGTCCTCGCCCTGCAGTGCCAGGTGCTGCTGGACCCGGAGCAGAGCCAGACCCTGCTGGTGTACACGGCGATCCCGGGATCCCCGGACGACGAGAAGCTCCGGCTGCTGCCGGTCCTGGGGGCGCGGGCGGCTGGGACCTGA
- a CDS encoding SDR family NAD(P)-dependent oxidoreductase — MTRIALVTGANRGLGRSTALHLAEAGTDLILTYRSHAEEAADVVAEARKLGRTAVALRLDTGDTAAFPAFTAQVREVLAREWGRDDLDVLVNNAGHGVHAPFEETTEEQFDGLMDVHVKGVFFLTQSLLPLIKDGGRILNVSTGLTRFIAAPTSAYAAAKGAVEILTRYLAKELGPRGIAVNTLAPGATGTDFGGGGVRDNQDMRGMLSSVTAMGRPGEPEDIGAAAATLLAEGTSWVTGQRIEASGGMLL, encoded by the coding sequence ATGACCCGCATCGCCCTCGTCACCGGTGCCAACCGCGGCCTCGGTCGCAGCACTGCCCTGCACCTCGCCGAGGCCGGCACCGATCTGATCCTCACCTACCGCTCGCATGCCGAGGAGGCCGCCGACGTGGTGGCGGAAGCCCGGAAGCTGGGCCGTACGGCGGTCGCACTGCGCCTGGACACCGGGGACACCGCCGCGTTCCCCGCCTTCACCGCGCAGGTGCGCGAGGTACTGGCGCGGGAGTGGGGCCGCGACGACCTCGACGTCCTCGTCAACAACGCCGGCCACGGCGTGCACGCGCCGTTCGAGGAGACCACCGAGGAGCAGTTCGACGGACTGATGGACGTCCATGTCAAGGGCGTCTTCTTCCTCACCCAGTCGCTGCTGCCGCTGATCAAGGACGGCGGCCGCATCCTCAACGTCTCGACCGGCCTGACCCGCTTCATCGCCGCCCCCACGTCCGCCTACGCGGCGGCCAAGGGCGCCGTGGAGATCCTCACCCGCTATCTCGCCAAGGAGCTGGGACCGCGCGGCATCGCGGTCAACACCCTCGCGCCGGGCGCCACCGGCACCGACTTCGGCGGCGGCGGGGTCCGTGACAACCAGGACATGCGCGGGATGCTGAGCAGCGTCACCGCCATGGGCCGCCCCGGGGAGCCCGAGGACATCGGCGCCGCAGCCGCAACGCTGCTCGCCGAGGGCACCTCCTGGGTCACCGGGCAGCGCATCGAGGCGTCGGGCGGCATGCTGCTCTGA
- a CDS encoding helix-turn-helix domain-containing protein, translating into MPDQIVVSDFLAARRPRRTDAARNFDALLAAAREAFAEHGADASLEDIARRAGVGIATLYRNFPTRRHLFEAVYANEVDDLGRVAAEVSGEPPWQALTLWLRRFVDYAMTKRAIREALEGEESDVFLACRQSMYDAGTPLLHRAQETGEVRTDMSIDDLLRLVSGITSVAFPDEAQRDRVLGIALDGIRTRH; encoded by the coding sequence GTGCCGGACCAGATCGTGGTGAGCGACTTCCTCGCCGCCCGGCGCCCGCGCCGGACCGACGCAGCGCGGAACTTCGACGCGCTGCTCGCGGCCGCCCGCGAGGCCTTCGCCGAGCACGGTGCCGACGCCTCCCTGGAGGACATCGCCCGCCGCGCCGGGGTCGGCATCGCCACCCTCTACCGCAACTTCCCCACCCGCCGGCACCTCTTCGAAGCCGTGTACGCCAACGAGGTCGACGACCTCGGCCGGGTCGCCGCCGAGGTCTCCGGCGAACCGCCGTGGCAGGCCCTGACCCTCTGGCTGCGCCGCTTCGTCGACTACGCCATGACCAAGCGCGCGATCCGCGAAGCGCTGGAGGGCGAGGAGAGCGACGTCTTCCTGGCCTGCCGCCAGTCCATGTACGACGCCGGTACCCCCCTGCTCCACCGCGCCCAGGAGACCGGCGAGGTCCGCACAGACATGAGCATCGACGACCTGCTGCGCCTGGTCTCCGGCATCACCTCGGTGGCCTTCCCCGACGAGGCGCAGCGCGACCGGGTCCTGGGCATCGCCCTCGACGGGATCCGCACCCGGCACTGA
- a CDS encoding MFS transporter, protein MNRQSNRLTFGVLATGAGVFALLQSLITPALPIVQSAMHTSQSTVTWVMTAYLLSASVFTPILGRVGDMVGKKRTLVAALLALLIGCLVAALAPNVTVLIVARVLQGIAGALFPLSFGIIRDEFPPGRVPTGISNLSAVIAVGSGLGMVLAGPIVGALDYRWLFWFPVIVVAATALLAHRYIPESPHRTEGSVNWRSSVLLSGWLVALLLPVSQAAKWGWGSTPVIGLLAAAAVLFALWIAGETRSRNPLIDMRVMRLPAVWTTNTAALLFGGGMYAVWAFLPGFVQTPTSAGYGFGSSVTGAGLLMLPMLVAMFVSGLLSGRLAGRFPAKAQLVTGALLGAAACALLAARHRVPLDVALAAGVFGLGIGLAFASMSNLVVQSVPPAQTGAATGMNANIRTIGGSMGAALMTGLVTGHLQPSGRPYEAGYTHGFTLLAVFCLAAAVAALAVPTRSATRATVPGAGPGAVPAAAAPSREPIGR, encoded by the coding sequence ATGAACCGCCAGTCCAACCGCCTCACCTTCGGCGTCCTCGCCACAGGCGCCGGTGTGTTCGCGCTGCTCCAGTCGCTGATCACGCCCGCACTGCCGATCGTCCAGTCCGCGATGCACACCTCGCAGTCCACCGTCACCTGGGTGATGACCGCCTACCTGCTGTCCGCCTCCGTCTTCACACCGATCCTCGGCCGGGTCGGCGACATGGTCGGCAAGAAGCGCACCCTGGTCGCCGCACTCCTCGCCCTGTTGATCGGCTGCCTCGTCGCCGCCCTGGCCCCGAACGTCACCGTGCTGATCGTCGCCCGCGTGCTGCAGGGCATCGCCGGCGCGCTCTTCCCGCTGTCCTTCGGCATCATCCGCGACGAGTTCCCGCCGGGCCGGGTCCCCACCGGCATCAGCAACCTGTCCGCCGTGATCGCGGTCGGCAGTGGACTCGGCATGGTCCTGGCCGGCCCGATCGTCGGCGCACTGGACTACCGCTGGCTGTTCTGGTTCCCCGTCATCGTGGTCGCCGCCACCGCCCTGCTCGCCCACCGCTACATCCCCGAGTCGCCGCACCGCACCGAAGGCAGCGTCAACTGGCGCTCCTCCGTCCTGCTCTCCGGCTGGCTGGTCGCCCTGCTGCTCCCCGTCAGCCAGGCGGCCAAGTGGGGCTGGGGCTCCACCCCGGTGATCGGCCTGCTCGCCGCCGCCGCAGTCCTCTTCGCCCTCTGGATCGCCGGCGAGACCCGCTCCCGCAACCCGCTGATCGACATGCGGGTGATGCGCCTGCCGGCCGTCTGGACCACCAACACCGCGGCACTGCTCTTCGGCGGCGGCATGTACGCCGTCTGGGCCTTCCTGCCCGGCTTCGTCCAGACCCCGACCTCGGCCGGGTACGGCTTCGGCTCCAGCGTCACCGGCGCCGGACTGCTGATGCTGCCGATGCTGGTCGCCATGTTCGTCTCCGGCCTCCTCAGCGGCAGGCTGGCCGGCCGCTTCCCGGCCAAGGCCCAGCTCGTCACCGGCGCGCTGCTCGGCGCCGCCGCCTGCGCCCTCCTCGCCGCCCGGCACCGGGTGCCCCTCGACGTCGCCCTCGCGGCGGGCGTGTTCGGGCTCGGCATCGGGCTGGCCTTCGCCTCGATGAGCAACCTGGTCGTCCAGAGCGTTCCCCCCGCGCAGACCGGTGCGGCCACCGGCATGAACGCCAACATCCGCACCATCGGCGGCTCGATGGGCGCGGCCCTGATGACCGGGCTGGTCACCGGCCACCTGCAGCCCAGCGGCCGCCCCTACGAGGCCGGCTACACCCACGGCTTCACCTTGTTGGCGGTGTTCTGCCTGGCCGCCGCCGTCGCGGCCCTCGCCGTTCCCACCCGCAGCGCCACCCGGGCGACCGTGCCGGGCGCCGGCCCGGGCGCGGTGCCGGCCGCTGCCGCGCCGTCCCGGGAGCCCATCGGCCGCTGA